A part of Microbulbifer sp. MI-G genomic DNA contains:
- a CDS encoding RHS repeat-associated core domain-containing protein, with protein sequence MSGRHTVKVSIPKPGGITLAANNKTGAFTIGWGAAPGNPGKYQLRERKNAGSWATVYSGSGRQTSVSGRLSGVYEYQVRACYVACSGYTASKAITVVRTPSAINLPGSSTSGSFTVSWNAVSGRDSYILREQRNGGSWSTVYTGSSTSKTLSGRSTGTYRYQVAAKKNGVTGKYKASDNLIVSRAPGVPGGFTVPSSSADGIYAIRWNAVSGDGDITYRVEETGETSASWTQSGTSRSYTKTKSGTYSYRVRACSTYSGVRSCGNFTGFKQVNTDFPDFFIQSHQGAKVTLVWDAEWAAGQYLVLSRNSEQLFRAAGVENGVYIDTVPASGTYHYRLESYRCPSSECFDLGRASDSITIVLAPGKPTVSAQHTVSYDGNTVITSNSSGPINTVRWQKRQSGSWPGEGNYSTAASHSFQVAGLGDGTWEFRTKNCNSAGCSSSWSNPVSLEVWNQVIPTKPTIEPLPNDDDGVISLRWTDLKNQDVYQYEIYQNGQLAKTLASDPQTPNAPHTYTLPKRSDGNYTYTVKAFNLRCSRENNCPTSSAVSVIVAERPSPPGEVKPSATFTRTGFINLNWGAASGNVKYYEVIPGSANASDGPITWYEGDKRAHTDLQSLSRDYTLNDGFHAFKVRACNQVSAYAPCSGDTVSDIVEVAISEPPVAIEVPPHRETALPNTATGVLASDRVGIVGGEFRVTESGAANYTVPIITGPASGGAVPSVALSYNSERGNGLLGMGWSISGLSAITACRRTQEEDNVNGSAFDRYCLDGHRLKLISGTLGSVGSLYRPSLDSFIRVKLVSTNVGTGKGFEVYRKDGSISYYGLSEDAYTANVWHLNRQEDSAGNYIQYRYLKDADTGEHVIDTIYYAANASDAPLNEIRFVYDSSRSDKLYGYAFGESKSLTRRLTSVTSKANGTELRRYVPTYETGATGRLRMAAIEECVGDNCRPSTSFKYTELTAMGVGDDAPNTSLLSRNFIGGKAGDINGDGIQDLVWIKLSPGDPWTNDDDRYYFRIALGDGNGGLNPQNTQIRARSNVHKEWHLVDYNDDGKSDLLHVPAGSGSAWKVNLSLGSAFSGTELTTAIPYEPDQKGNMYDFNGDGLPDYLKIQADDGMYGDEAEVAAVVRLTERKPGGGLQFASAETTREILNLPEIPYPPGYDRQRVAISIRDNDIVSDLNNDGIADFSAIVTTKWICDPPHFECPNNTPVLIWNHFAILISSGTGSHSIIFQQQEHWQAFKSEQRFADINGDGLVDMLYRSDDESQWALYHFTGDNFVRAGTLASQVDEDPLLYDWNDDGLTDILYPKDVSGSFGTLHVLLNTPTGFGNSLNTGFVWGVHETDIFHYTLDLDGDGRGEILEICSELEDVTSGNPCDNRVPFAEKYLRILKPKHKNKPIDVLSRITDGFGVKTEIRYARLNDASSNVYTHTTGASGLDYGNGSPVFDLYSPMYVVQKATSDAPAANNDANTVEVHYHYAKGRIQGGGRGFLGFEQVTSYDPQNQVKTTTYYRQDYPYIGMPEETAKVIEPSLGNIAVPAACSDTSQILISCSVNELDAFAPTGKTVFPYISKAIDKLYELDGTYLGNKATQTIYDRAKTADLLYGNVSEVIVENFDAAGNRLQNQTTTNNYNNVVDSNRWHTGRLIKSTVTTERFGRLAAPAITRQADFGYDPITGLLTDEWVAKGTGLELHTQYQHDRFGNRTSVKVTDAVGNSRMTQTLYDGYGRYATTRINALNQTTAQLQDFNAFGAAGKALDISGVATSRAYSQYGDAYFEYVETGSHSTTLKTLCSATVTCPTVAGVPAHYKSTTTGIDQTRVITYHDRLGREVRKQTQGFNGNPIYVDTQYDAQSRVKAVSEPHTGSNPRWSFYHYDLLGRTTLVDAPDGQCDVATVYNELSITVTNCGQSKTTQNNLLGEAVEITDAIGGKLQYSYYADGQLKNVKVLDSSGLQTALTSIEYDQLGRKDKMIDPDKGTWTYGYTGFGELHWQRDAKAQGTAMTYDALGRMITRADYKNFDSLSQNGDLQQFARWYYDQDPGCDSLYRFDGKLVAVAQAPVAIQGGCSPNLEDLGHLKLLHYDQYGRLGETTTSLGLIGGDGDFFEKVTYDKYSRAVKNFDASNQQVGQQGDYLYGVETVYNAYGYKQGLRDLRAPVGSGFYYTVEAMTTHGQVREVRLGNGLTTTYQYDPRSHRLTDILTDIAPGIGQIQNLHYDWYTIGNLMSKTDQSGDGSYQKSLEEVYQYDDLNRLRYAYLYNSGSQADVQEVRYDSGGNITFKTGVGNYSYNGPQPHAVTSIGSISYQYDNNGNLVGDGSGRILQYSVFDKPTLIEKGSHSTRLLYGPDRNRYKRVDDNGNGSVTTLQLGGVEKVIERTRNGSFVKAYYRRSLAGVAMETVNLDQSDQVTGRETRYLLKDLQGSLDVITTEAGQVAKDHLGNKLVYSFDPWGKRRAPFSWEQLGTPENIIATLGVGSFNHLTSNRGYTGHEMLDAVGLIHMNGRVYDPTLSRFVSADPVIDDVASVQGYNRYAYVHNNPLSYTDPSGYSKWTRFRDRWLNGRAIHYKLSQNPTLNAVVQVGVCIMAQAACPAVLAGYNAVQTYQVTGSWALAFKNGVLGGISAGAFAGMPGGWSPTAFALRGTFGGVLSVIGGGKFGHGFVSAGVGGGFGKDTQLATRMLVSGSISEATGGKFANGAATAAFAMAMGSIARSGTPPTEKPNITGSDKVAFVGGAGDGSGLSDPVVQDKYKAYIEEYGEESAKYFEWTDSDALSTYISDHKGRVTVVAHSYGADTASHIVAGGSQVYKLVTVDPVGWTRPSMQAIANNAVIWNNYDSTGGMWSHQSNFIATVGGAWNSRPDGYATNHTASSLDHMSICIKYCRP encoded by the coding sequence TTGAGTGGTCGCCATACGGTCAAGGTCAGTATCCCGAAGCCCGGCGGGATCACGCTTGCTGCCAACAATAAAACCGGTGCATTTACTATCGGTTGGGGCGCTGCCCCTGGAAATCCGGGTAAGTACCAACTGAGAGAGCGAAAAAACGCAGGGAGTTGGGCTACGGTTTATAGTGGTTCCGGCAGACAAACCTCGGTTTCCGGCCGCCTTTCCGGCGTGTACGAATATCAAGTCAGAGCCTGTTATGTGGCTTGTAGTGGTTATACTGCAAGCAAGGCGATCACCGTTGTCAGAACCCCAAGTGCCATTAACCTGCCCGGGTCTTCAACCAGTGGCAGCTTCACGGTTTCCTGGAATGCCGTATCCGGGCGCGACAGCTATATATTGCGGGAGCAGAGAAACGGTGGCAGTTGGTCTACGGTTTACACCGGCTCCTCAACCAGTAAGACCCTGTCTGGACGCTCAACCGGCACCTATCGGTATCAGGTTGCTGCCAAAAAAAATGGTGTAACCGGGAAATATAAAGCCTCCGATAACCTGATTGTTTCCAGGGCCCCCGGGGTCCCTGGCGGTTTCACTGTACCCTCGTCATCCGCAGATGGCATTTATGCGATTCGCTGGAATGCCGTTAGCGGAGATGGCGATATAACCTACCGAGTCGAGGAAACCGGTGAAACTTCCGCAAGTTGGACTCAAAGTGGGACATCCAGGTCATATACCAAAACGAAAAGCGGAACCTATTCCTACAGGGTCCGTGCATGCAGTACTTATTCGGGGGTTCGATCCTGTGGAAACTTTACTGGCTTCAAGCAGGTAAATACGGATTTTCCTGATTTCTTTATACAATCTCACCAGGGCGCGAAGGTGACACTGGTGTGGGATGCCGAATGGGCGGCAGGACAATATCTCGTGCTGTCCCGCAACAGCGAGCAATTGTTTCGGGCCGCCGGAGTGGAAAACGGCGTTTATATCGATACAGTGCCTGCCAGTGGTACCTATCACTATCGCCTGGAAAGTTATCGATGCCCTAGTAGTGAATGTTTCGATTTAGGGCGTGCAAGCGATTCAATTACTATCGTGCTGGCACCGGGCAAGCCGACAGTCTCTGCTCAGCACACCGTTTCCTATGATGGCAATACTGTTATTACCTCCAACAGCTCCGGGCCCATCAACACGGTGCGCTGGCAAAAACGCCAGAGTGGTAGCTGGCCAGGGGAGGGTAATTACTCCACCGCGGCAAGCCATTCCTTCCAAGTAGCCGGGCTGGGGGATGGAACATGGGAATTTCGCACCAAGAACTGTAACAGTGCCGGCTGTAGCAGCAGCTGGAGCAATCCGGTATCCCTTGAGGTGTGGAATCAGGTTATACCCACTAAACCGACCATAGAACCACTGCCCAACGATGATGACGGCGTTATTTCCCTGCGGTGGACGGATTTAAAAAACCAAGACGTCTATCAATACGAAATCTATCAGAACGGGCAATTAGCAAAAACCCTGGCCAGTGACCCGCAAACACCCAATGCGCCGCATACTTACACCCTTCCCAAGCGCAGTGATGGTAACTATACCTATACGGTCAAAGCCTTCAATTTACGTTGCTCACGTGAGAACAACTGCCCTACCAGCAGTGCCGTCAGTGTGATTGTTGCCGAGCGTCCAAGCCCTCCGGGAGAAGTCAAGCCATCTGCCACTTTTACCCGTACCGGTTTCATCAATCTCAACTGGGGGGCTGCCAGCGGCAATGTAAAATACTACGAAGTGATCCCCGGTAGCGCAAATGCATCTGATGGTCCCATTACCTGGTATGAAGGTGACAAGCGTGCCCATACGGATTTACAGAGCTTATCCCGGGACTATACCCTTAACGATGGTTTCCATGCCTTCAAAGTACGCGCCTGTAATCAGGTTTCCGCCTATGCCCCCTGTTCCGGAGACACCGTCTCCGACATCGTGGAGGTCGCAATATCCGAGCCGCCGGTGGCCATTGAAGTACCGCCACACAGGGAGACCGCACTGCCCAATACCGCTACTGGGGTATTGGCATCGGATCGGGTAGGCATCGTTGGCGGTGAGTTCCGGGTCACCGAATCCGGAGCGGCCAACTACACCGTTCCCATAATAACCGGCCCCGCCTCCGGCGGCGCCGTACCCTCAGTAGCACTGTCTTACAACAGTGAAAGGGGCAATGGCCTTCTGGGTATGGGGTGGAGCATCAGTGGTCTCTCCGCAATCACTGCCTGTCGCCGCACGCAGGAAGAGGACAATGTCAACGGCAGTGCCTTTGATCGGTATTGCCTGGATGGTCACCGCCTCAAACTGATCAGCGGTACTTTGGGTAGCGTAGGCTCGCTGTATCGACCCTCGCTGGATTCCTTTATACGTGTGAAACTGGTTTCCACCAATGTGGGCACTGGCAAAGGCTTCGAGGTTTATCGCAAGGATGGTTCCATCTCCTACTACGGCTTGAGCGAAGACGCCTATACCGCCAATGTCTGGCACTTGAATCGGCAAGAGGACAGCGCGGGTAACTATATTCAATACCGTTACCTGAAGGATGCGGATACTGGCGAACATGTGATTGACACTATTTATTATGCAGCCAATGCCAGTGATGCCCCACTCAACGAGATCCGGTTTGTTTATGACAGCAGCCGCAGTGACAAACTTTATGGCTATGCTTTTGGCGAAAGTAAATCCCTGACACGCCGTCTCACCTCCGTCACTTCTAAAGCCAATGGCACCGAGCTGCGCCGTTATGTACCCACGTATGAGACCGGTGCTACTGGCCGCCTGCGCATGGCGGCCATCGAGGAATGTGTTGGTGACAATTGTCGGCCATCGACCAGTTTTAAGTACACCGAGCTGACCGCAATGGGAGTTGGCGACGATGCACCCAATACGAGTTTGCTCTCCCGTAACTTTATAGGCGGTAAGGCTGGTGATATCAACGGTGACGGCATACAGGACCTGGTATGGATTAAATTATCGCCGGGAGATCCATGGACCAATGATGATGACCGCTATTATTTTCGTATTGCCCTGGGTGATGGCAATGGGGGCCTGAACCCACAGAATACGCAGATCCGCGCGCGCTCCAATGTCCACAAAGAATGGCATCTGGTGGACTACAACGATGATGGCAAAAGTGATTTGCTACACGTACCGGCAGGTAGTGGTAGCGCCTGGAAAGTGAATCTATCACTGGGTAGTGCCTTCTCCGGTACCGAGCTCACCACCGCAATTCCCTATGAGCCCGATCAAAAAGGCAATATGTATGATTTTAATGGGGATGGACTGCCGGATTATTTAAAAATTCAGGCCGATGACGGGATGTACGGTGATGAAGCAGAAGTGGCCGCTGTTGTCCGGCTCACGGAGCGGAAACCGGGTGGAGGTCTCCAGTTTGCCTCTGCAGAGACGACCCGGGAAATACTGAACCTGCCTGAGATTCCCTATCCCCCCGGTTATGACCGGCAGAGAGTTGCCATCTCAATTAGGGACAATGATATTGTCTCTGATTTGAACAATGACGGCATTGCGGATTTCAGTGCAATTGTAACCACCAAATGGATATGTGATCCCCCCCACTTTGAATGCCCAAACAATACGCCGGTTTTGATCTGGAACCATTTCGCCATTCTTATCTCATCCGGAACAGGCAGCCACAGTATCATCTTCCAGCAGCAAGAGCACTGGCAGGCTTTTAAATCAGAACAGCGTTTTGCAGATATTAACGGGGATGGCCTTGTAGATATGCTGTATCGCTCAGATGATGAATCCCAATGGGCTTTATATCATTTTACCGGCGATAATTTTGTTCGTGCCGGAACGCTGGCCTCCCAGGTCGATGAAGACCCTCTACTCTATGACTGGAATGATGATGGCCTTACAGATATTCTGTATCCAAAAGATGTCAGCGGCAGCTTTGGCACCCTGCATGTTCTTCTCAACACGCCCACCGGTTTTGGTAATTCCTTGAATACCGGCTTTGTCTGGGGTGTGCACGAGACCGACATCTTTCATTACACCTTGGACCTGGATGGCGATGGCCGTGGGGAAATTCTGGAAATCTGCTCGGAACTTGAGGACGTTACCTCGGGTAATCCCTGTGACAACCGGGTGCCGTTTGCAGAGAAGTACCTGCGCATTCTCAAGCCCAAGCACAAAAACAAGCCAATAGATGTATTGAGCCGTATTACCGATGGTTTCGGGGTGAAAACCGAGATCCGGTATGCCCGCCTGAATGACGCTTCCAGTAATGTTTACACCCACACCACGGGCGCCTCCGGGTTGGATTACGGTAATGGTTCGCCGGTATTCGATCTCTACTCCCCCATGTATGTGGTACAGAAGGCTACCTCGGATGCGCCGGCAGCCAACAATGACGCCAACACGGTAGAAGTGCACTATCACTACGCCAAGGGCCGCATACAGGGCGGGGGCCGCGGCTTTTTGGGCTTCGAGCAGGTCACCAGTTACGACCCGCAGAATCAGGTCAAGACCACCACTTACTATCGCCAGGACTACCCTTATATCGGCATGCCAGAGGAAACGGCCAAGGTCATCGAACCGAGCCTGGGCAATATTGCCGTTCCTGCTGCCTGTAGCGATACCAGCCAAATTTTGATCAGTTGCTCAGTGAACGAACTGGATGCGTTTGCGCCAACCGGTAAAACGGTTTTTCCCTATATTAGTAAGGCCATCGATAAATTGTACGAGCTTGATGGCACTTACCTCGGCAATAAAGCCACCCAGACCATTTACGACCGTGCCAAAACGGCCGACCTGCTGTATGGCAATGTCTCCGAGGTGATCGTTGAAAACTTCGATGCAGCCGGCAACCGCTTGCAAAACCAGACCACCACGAACAACTATAACAATGTGGTGGACAGCAACCGTTGGCACACGGGACGCTTAATCAAAAGCACGGTCACCACCGAGCGGTTCGGCAGGCTCGCAGCGCCCGCCATTACCCGCCAGGCAGACTTCGGCTACGATCCGATCACCGGATTGCTCACCGATGAATGGGTAGCAAAGGGCACCGGGCTCGAATTGCATACCCAATATCAACACGACCGCTTTGGCAATCGAACCTCTGTTAAAGTCACGGATGCCGTTGGCAACAGCCGCATGACCCAGACGCTTTACGATGGCTATGGCCGCTACGCGACCACCCGGATCAACGCCCTGAACCAGACCACCGCACAGCTGCAGGACTTCAATGCCTTCGGTGCAGCAGGGAAAGCACTGGATATCAGTGGCGTGGCCACCAGCCGCGCTTATTCACAATATGGCGATGCCTATTTTGAATATGTTGAAACCGGCAGCCACAGCACCACCCTGAAAACACTGTGCAGCGCGACCGTGACTTGTCCCACGGTGGCCGGTGTTCCTGCCCATTACAAATCTACCACGACCGGTATCGACCAGACCCGGGTTATCACCTATCACGACCGCCTGGGGCGGGAGGTTCGCAAACAGACACAGGGCTTCAACGGCAACCCGATCTATGTGGATACCCAATACGATGCGCAGTCGCGGGTCAAGGCGGTGTCGGAACCCCACACCGGCAGCAACCCGCGCTGGTCTTTCTACCACTATGATTTACTTGGCCGTACCACCCTGGTGGATGCACCGGACGGCCAGTGCGATGTTGCCACGGTTTACAATGAGCTTTCGATCACAGTGACCAATTGTGGCCAGAGTAAAACCACGCAAAACAATCTCCTCGGTGAGGCGGTTGAAATCACGGACGCTATCGGTGGCAAGCTGCAATACAGCTACTACGCTGACGGCCAGCTGAAAAACGTCAAGGTACTCGACAGCAGCGGCCTCCAGACGGCACTTACCAGTATCGAATACGACCAGTTGGGCCGCAAAGACAAAATGATCGACCCGGACAAGGGTACCTGGACCTACGGCTACACCGGTTTTGGCGAACTGCACTGGCAGAGGGATGCCAAGGCTCAGGGTACCGCCATGACCTACGACGCCCTGGGGCGTATGATCACCCGTGCGGATTACAAAAACTTCGACTCGCTCAGCCAAAATGGTGACCTGCAGCAGTTCGCCCGCTGGTACTACGATCAAGACCCGGGCTGCGATTCCCTCTACCGGTTCGATGGCAAACTGGTGGCCGTCGCCCAGGCGCCGGTGGCCATTCAGGGTGGCTGCAGCCCCAACCTGGAAGATCTCGGTCACCTCAAGTTACTGCATTACGACCAGTACGGTCGCCTGGGGGAAACCACCACTTCCCTGGGGTTGATCGGCGGTGACGGTGACTTCTTCGAAAAAGTCACCTACGACAAGTACAGCCGTGCTGTAAAAAACTTCGACGCCAGCAACCAGCAGGTGGGCCAACAGGGCGACTACCTCTATGGTGTGGAGACCGTTTACAACGCCTATGGCTACAAACAGGGCCTGCGCGACTTGCGGGCCCCGGTCGGAAGCGGTTTTTATTACACTGTGGAAGCTATGACCACCCATGGCCAGGTGAGGGAGGTCAGGCTGGGTAACGGTCTCACCACAACCTATCAGTACGATCCCCGGAGCCATCGTCTTACCGATATTCTCACCGATATTGCCCCCGGCATCGGTCAGATACAGAACCTGCACTATGATTGGTACACCATTGGCAACCTGATGTCGAAAACCGACCAGAGCGGCGATGGCAGCTACCAAAAAAGTCTGGAAGAAGTCTATCAGTACGACGATCTCAACCGCCTGCGCTACGCCTACCTCTATAACAGCGGAAGCCAGGCAGATGTACAGGAGGTCCGGTACGATAGCGGCGGTAACATCACCTTCAAGACCGGTGTGGGCAACTACAGCTACAATGGCCCACAGCCCCACGCCGTCACCAGCATCGGCAGCATCAGTTACCAGTACGACAACAATGGCAACCTGGTGGGTGACGGCAGCGGTCGAATCCTGCAATACAGCGTTTTCGACAAGCCCACCCTGATTGAAAAGGGCAGCCACAGTACCCGCCTTCTCTACGGCCCGGACCGCAACCGCTACAAGCGGGTGGATGACAACGGCAATGGCAGCGTCACCACCTTACAGCTCGGCGGTGTTGAAAAAGTCATTGAGCGGACCCGGAATGGCAGCTTTGTCAAAGCCTATTACCGCAGAAGTCTTGCCGGAGTGGCAATGGAAACTGTGAATCTGGATCAATCGGATCAGGTTACCGGCAGAGAGACCCGCTACCTGCTCAAGGACCTGCAAGGCAGCCTGGATGTGATTACCACCGAAGCCGGCCAGGTGGCAAAAGACCACTTGGGCAATAAGCTGGTCTATAGTTTTGACCCCTGGGGCAAGCGCAGGGCCCCGTTCTCCTGGGAACAGCTCGGCACACCGGAAAATATCATTGCCACACTTGGGGTGGGCAGCTTCAATCACCTCACCAGTAACCGGGGTTATACCGGCCACGAAATGCTCGACGCCGTGGGCCTGATACACATGAATGGTCGGGTTTACGACCCAACACTCTCAAGGTTTGTTTCCGCCGACCCCGTGATTGATGATGTGGCCAGTGTGCAGGGCTACAACCGCTACGCCTACGTGCACAATAACCCCCTCAGTTACACCGACCCCAGCGGCTACAGCAAGTGGACGCGTTTTCGGGACCGCTGGCTGAATGGCCGGGCCATACACTATAAACTGTCACAGAACCCTACACTGAACGCTGTAGTCCAGGTGGGCGTTTGTATAATGGCACAGGCCGCCTGCCCGGCGGTATTGGCTGGTTACAATGCCGTGCAGACCTACCAGGTTACCGGTAGCTGGGCGTTAGCTTTCAAAAACGGGGTCCTCGGGGGCATCTCCGCGGGCGCATTCGCGGGTATGCCGGGCGGCTGGAGTCCAACCGCATTTGCGTTGCGGGGCACGTTTGGCGGTGTACTGTCTGTGATTGGAGGCGGGAAGTTCGGGCACGGATTTGTATCGGCCGGTGTCGGCGGCGGGTTTGGCAAAGATACCCAACTGGCGACAAGGATGCTGGTGTCGGGGTCTATATCGGAGGCAACCGGGGGCAAATTTGCCAATGGGGCAGCGACCGCGGCCTTTGCAATGGCAATGGGTTCGATAGCTCGATCAGGAACACCGCCCACCGAAAAACCCAATATTACTGGGAGCGATAAAGTGGCGTTTGTGGGCGGTGCAGGGGATGGGAGCGGGTTGAGCGACCCTGTTGTCCAGGATAAGTACAAAGCATACATTGAAGAATATGGCGAAGAGAGTGCTAAGTATTTTGAATGGACTGACTCCGATGCTCTTTCAACCTATATTTCAGATCACAAAGGCAGGGTTACAGTTGTAGCTCATAGCTATGGTGCTGATACAGCTTCGCATATAGTTGCGGGTGGTTCACAAGTATACAAGTTGGTTACCGTTGATCCAGTTGGGTGGACTAGGCCCAGTATGCAGGCGATAGCAAACAATGCAGTGATTTGGAATAACTATGATTCAACTGGCGGTATGTGGTCACACCAGAGTAATTTCATAGCCACAGTTGGTGGTGCATGGAATTCTCGCCCTGATGGATATGCAACCAACCACACGGCTAGCTCTCTAGATCATATGTCCATCTGTATTAAATATTGCAGGCCATGA